In Salvelinus namaycush isolate Seneca unplaced genomic scaffold, SaNama_1.0 Scaffold405, whole genome shotgun sequence, the sequence tctctctctttctctgtgtctctctctctctctctctctctctctctctctctctctctctctttctctgtgtctctctctctttctctctctctctctctctctctctctctttctctgtgtctctctctctttctctctctctctctttctctgtgtctctctctctttctctctctctgtctctctatctctctctctctctctctctctctctctctctctctctctgtctctctgtctctgtctctgtctctgtctctgtctctgtctttctttttctttttctttttctttctctctctctctctctctctctctctctctctctctctctctctctctctctctctctctctctctctctctctctttctcctctaatTTTCTTTTGAAGTGATGTTTCTTTGTCTTGCTGTGACAAGGTACTCACCACATCCTGGTTCTGTCATCACAACACGCCACATTCACAGAGTTGAACCTATTTCCTGTacatctctctgacacacacacacacaccttttctctacatactctctcacacacacattctctctctacacacactttctccatctcactctctctacgtACACACTTCCTGTCTGCTAAATAACAGTGTCAGGAATATCATCTATCATGGTGGGCTACTGTCCCATCTGTGGGAAACCCGTCTACTTTGgtgagtgctgtgtgtgtgtgtgtgtgtgtgtgtgtgtgtgtttgcagtgtaACACAGTTGGTCAGAGATGCCATAGAATTATGGAATAGTTGCTAGATTGTTAGGACAGGTTTTTGAGAGGCATCATTCGCTCGCAAATCTTTTCTAAACTCAATCGTTATACCTTTCctattgtttgtttgtgtgtgtgtgtgtgtgtgtgtgtgtgtgtgtgtgtgtgtgtgtgtgtgtgtctgtgtgtgtgtgtgtgtgtgtgtgtgtgtgtgtgtgtgtgtgtgtgtgtgtgtgtgtgtgtgtgtctccatgctCTGAACAGTCTGTCAtgactcacacacagacaacagGAAGTGTCTTCTCTGAGGAAGCAGACTGTTCTCTAACACACCGGCTCCTCTCCAATACTCTGacctggtgtcctttcctttctaaccagccttcttttcatcctgggataagttccaacaccctaaactggtctcttttccttcactggctgggttcctatagtctaacctggtgtcctttccttcagaggatgggttccaatagtctaacctagcttcctttccttaagaggctgggttccaatagtctaacctggcttcctttccttcagaggctgggttcctatagtctaacctggtgtcctttccttcagaggctgggttcctatagtctaacctggcttcctttccttcagaggctgggttccaatagtctaacctggcttcctttccttcagaggctgggttccaatagtctaacctagcttcctttccttcagaggctgggttccaatagtctaacctagcttcctttccttaagaggctgggttccaatagtctaacctggcttcctttccttcagaggctgggttccaatagtctaacctggcttcctttccttaagaggctgggttccaatagtctaacctggcttcctttccttcagaggctgggttcctatagtctaacctagCGTCCTTTCCTTtagaggctgggttcctatagtctaacctggcttccttcccttcagaggctgggttccaatagtctaacctggcttcctttccttcagaggctgggttcctatagtctaacctagCGTCCTTTCCTTtagaggctgggttcctatagtctaacctggcttcctttccttcagaggctgggttcctatagtctaacctggcttcctttccttcgctggctgggttcctatagtctaacctggcttccttccctttagaggctgggttcctatagtataacctggcttcctttcaccTGGGCTCCTTTCCTAAGTCCTCAACTGATATGAGACAGCAGACTGGTCTCTCACAGTTCGGCTTTGTTCAAATACCAACTTGCCTTCCTTTCCTTTAGGGACTTGCATTATTTGCATGTGTCCGGTACAGGAACTAGGGTTGCAAATGAAAGGTATATTATTGGAAAGTTTCTATGTTTACCAggaaactaccagaattttggaaacatttacattttaggggGAATTTTTTCAAATTACATCTAGTGgcctttttgggtacttcagattatcacatgagtctgtaattatctctggctgtctgtgtgtccttatcacatgagtctgtaattatctctgtctgtctgtgtgtccttatcacatgagtctgtaattatcatGTCAAATATACAATAATTAAATAAGAtggtttaatatatatatatctatataataTAAATCTGTAAATCCTTAACCTTAATATAAACCATGAACTCAGTAAATATCATTGGTGTTTAATAtaagggtttcagcatgaaatattcttaatgtttttttaaacacttgtatttattttactgtcaaaatgtctttgttgtaaatgtgTTGGAGCCAAACTGATGTCAGTTGTTAAATAAGTCAATAGAGTTCATCAAAATAATGGccttgttgattagatgctttttcattaattagtctgttggacaatatggacacagacacCATATAGAGGAATACATTTTTtgaaagttattcaagtataaattccCAAAGttactttggtaaattaccggtagcttaGCAACTCTCAGGTCACAGTGCAGAGCTCTCTCTGAATGGCAGACACCATTTGACCTCTAACCCTTGGTATCTTCCAACCCCACTGGTCCATGAcctgcaatctctattgcactcaacactgccctttcccacctggacaaaaggaacacctatgtgagaatgctattcattgactacagctcaccgttcaacaccatagtaccctcaaagctcatcactaagctaaggaccctgggattaaacatctccctctgcaactggatcctggacttcctgacgggcctcccccaggtggtaagggtaggtaacaacacatccgccatgctgatcctcaacacgggggcccctcaggggatcgtcctcagacccctcctgtactccctgatcaCTCATGACTGTCgagccaggcatgactccaacaccatcatcaagtttgccgatgacacaacagtggtaggcctgatcaccgacaacgatgagacagactatagggggggaggtcagagacctggtcgtgtggtgccaggacaacaatctctccctcaacgtgataaaaacaaaggagatgactgtggactacaggaaaaggaggacaaagaacacccccattctcatcgacggggctgtagtggagcaggttgagagcttcaagttccttgctgtccacatcaccaacatcctaacatggtccaaacacaccaagacagtcgtaaagagggcatgacaaagcctattccccctcaggagactgaaaagatttggcatgggtcctcggatcctcaaaaggttctacagctgcaccatcgagagcatcctgactggttgcatcactgcctggtatggcaacagctcagtctccgaccgcaaggcactacagagggtagtgcgtacgggccagtacatcactggggctaagcttcctgccatccaggacctctataccaggcggtgtcagaggaaggccctacaaattgtaaAAGAcaccagtcaccctagtcatagactgttctctcttctaccgcacggcaagtggtaccggatcaccaagtctaggaccaaaaggctccttatcagcttctacccacaaaccatcagactcctgaacatctaatcaaatggccaccagacccctcttttacactgctgctactctctgtttactatATATACATAGtgactttaactctacctacatattacctcaattacctggattaaccggtgccccctcacattgactctgcaaCGGTACCCcaatatagcctcactattgttattttactgctgctgtttaattatttataacttaattaaaatatatatgtttacTGAACAcattttttcttaacttcttaaagcaatgttggttaagagcttgtaaggaagaatttcactgtaaggtctacacttgttgtattcagcatttcactgtaaggtctacacctgttgtattcagcatttcactgtgaggtctacacctgttgtattcagcatttcactgtaaggtctacacctgttgtattcagcatttcactgtaaggtccacacctgttgtattcagcatttcactgtgaggtccacacctgttgtattcagcatttcactgtaaggtctacacctgttgtattcagcatttcactgtgaggtctacacctgttgtattcagcatttcactgtgaggtccacacctgttgtattcagcatttcactgtgaggtctacacctgttgtattcagcatttcactgtaaggtctacacctgttgtattcagcatttcactgtgaggtccacacctgttgtattcagcatttcactgtaaggtctacacctgttgtattcagcatttcactgtgaggtctacacctgttgtattcagcatttcactgtgaggtccacacctgttgtattcagcatttcactgttgtattcggcgcatgtgacaaatacaatttgattatcCTCTAACTAGATTGGTCCATGACAGACATTTGACCTCTAACCCTTGGTATCCTCTCTCCCCATTGGTCCAGGTGAGAAGAAGAGGTCATTGGGGCGGGACTACCACCCTCTGTGTCTGAAGTGTCAACAGTGTCAGAGACAGTTGACCCCAGGACAACATGctgaggtatggagagagagagggagggaagaggatgagggagagaagggggagggag encodes:
- the LOC120041098 gene encoding cysteine-rich protein 2-like, translating into MVGYCPICGKPVYFGEKKRSLGRDYHPLCLKCQQCQRQLTPGQHAEYDEKPYYTNCYM